One part of the Panthera leo isolate Ple1 chromosome D4, P.leo_Ple1_pat1.1, whole genome shotgun sequence genome encodes these proteins:
- the LOC122204813 gene encoding procathepsin L-like yields the protein MHPSPSLFLAALCLGIASAAPQLNQSLDELWSQWKATHRKLYGMNEEGWRRAVWGENMKMIEQHNREYKQKEHSFTMAMNGFGDMTNEEFRQVMNGLQIQKHKKGKVFQPPLFAEIPSSVNWRKKGYVTPTKNQGQCASGWAFSATGAIEGQMFGKTHKLVSLSEQNLLDCAWSEGNGGCSGGNMDNAFQYVKDNGGLDSEESYPYHAQLQSCKYNPENSAADITGFLTIPKTEYKLMRSVAIVGPVSAAIDASLDTFRFYDQGIYYDSNCSHEILHHGVLIVGYGFEGAELDNKKYWIVKNSWGEAWGIDGYILMAKDRDNHCGIASLASFPTV from the exons ATgcatccttctccttctctcttcctggctgCCCTTTGCTTGGGAATAGCCTCAGCTGCTCCGCAACTCAACCAGAGCTTAGATGAACTATGGTCCCAGTGGAAGGCAACACACAGGAAGCTATATGGCATG AATGAAGAAGGATGGAGGAGAGCAGTGTGGGGGGAAAATATGAAGATGATTGAACAGCACAATCGGGAATACAAACAAAAGGAACACAGCTTCACGATGGCAATGAATGGCTTTGGTGACATG aCCAATGAAGAATTCAGGCAGGTGATGAATGGTCTTCAAATCCAGAAGCACAAGAAGGGGAAAGTGTTCCAACCACCTCTCTTTGCTGAGATCCCCTCATCTGTGAACTGGAGAAAGAAAGGCTACGTAACTCCCACAAAGAATCAG GGTCAGTGTGCTTCTGGCTGGGCTTTTAGTGCAACTGGTGCCATCGAAGGACAGATGTTTGGGAAAACTCACAAACTTGTTTCACTGAGTGAGCAGAACCTGCTGGACTGTGCTTGGTCTGAAGGCAATGGGGGCTGCAGTGGGGGCAACATGGATAATGCCTTCCAGTATGTTAAGGACAATGGAGGCCTGGACTCAGAGGAATCCTATCCATACCATGCACAG CTCCAATCTTGCAAATACAATCCAGAAAATTCTGCTGCCGACATAACTGGGTTCTTGACAATCCCTAAGACGGAGTACAAACTTATGAGGTCAGTGGCAATTGTGGGTCCCGTCTCTGCTGCTATAGATGCAAGCCTGGATACCTTCCGGTTCTATGACCAAG GCATTTATTATGATTCAAACTGCAGCCATGAAATCCTACACCACGGCGTTCTGATAGTTGGCTATGGCTTTGAGGGAGCAGAGTTGGATAACAAAAAGTATTGGATTGTCAAGAACAG CTGGGGAGAAGCCTGGGGCATAGATGGCTATATACTGATGGCCAAAGACCGGGACAACCACTGTGGTATCGCCTCCTTGGCCAGCTTTCCTACTGTGTGA